The Channa argus isolate prfri chromosome 14, Channa argus male v1.0, whole genome shotgun sequence genome includes a window with the following:
- the LOC137140572 gene encoding tripartite motif-containing protein 29-like yields the protein MCLVSYCEKHLQPHYDVAQLKKHKLVEPSKNLQENICPRHDEVMKMFCRTDQQCICYLCSVDEHKGHDTVSAAAERTERQRELEGSRQQIQQRIQDREKDLKVLQQEVEALNRSAEKTLEDSEKIFTELIRLIEKRRSEVKQKIRSQQETEVSRVKELQEKLEQEINELKRKDAELDKENYLLSAGKVKNKGKAPQPNQGEKPHGQMNNLLKCN from the exons ATGTGTCTGGTCtcttactgtgagaaacacctgcagcctcattatgatgtagcacagttaaaaaaacacaagctggtggagcccTCCAAGAACCTGCAGGAGAACATCTGCCCTCGtcatgatgaggtgatgaagatgttctgccgtactgatcagcagtgtatctgttatctctgctctgtggatgaacataaaggccacgacacagtctcagctgcagcagaaaggactgagaggcagagagaactcgaggggagtcgacaacaaatccagcagagaatccaggacagagagaaagatttgaaggtgcttcaacaggaggtggaggctctcaatcgctctgctgagaaaacattggaggacagtgagaagatcttcactgagctgatccgtctcattgagaaaagaaggtctgaggtgaagcagaagatcagatcccagcaggaaactgaagtgagtcgagtcaaagagcttcaggagaagctggagcaggagatcaatgagctgaagaggaaagatgctgagctTGACAAAGAAAACTAT ctgctctctgcaggaaaagtaaaaaacaaaggaaaagcacCTCAACCAAACCAAGGAGAAAAACCACATGGACAAATGAACAATCTACTGAAatgcaactaa